A genomic stretch from Arachis stenosperma cultivar V10309 chromosome 3, arast.V10309.gnm1.PFL2, whole genome shotgun sequence includes:
- the LOC130965822 gene encoding uncharacterized protein LOC130965822: protein MISQDHAKLDSDTIADAIRPLVESDPSIKVKSVIAEVQSRFNYTVSYRKAWLAKQKVVAKVFGDWEVSYQALSVWLKAMTVKMSRSRVQIKTLPIYRESEEVQGVRVLHRIFWSFYSCIVAFRHCKPLVQVDGTHLYEKYKGVLLVAVAQDGNQNIVPIAFAIVEGETTDAWEFFLTNLRRYVVTIDGVGIISDRHTSIDAPIARSNGAWSPPRACHMYCIRHIGSNFLRRFKAPYLHKIVVNTGYSRTEQEYNKNYQRLKEQVRHIFNGAMRSVLRDGCWHSMVVIVGDI from the exons ATGATTTCACAAGATCATGCCAAGTTGGATTCGGACACAATTGCGGATGCCATTAGGCCGTTGGTCGAATCAGACCCCTCGATAAAGGTGAAGTCTGTTATTGCAGAAGTTCAATCAAGGTTCAACTACACTGTGAGTTACCGCAAGGCTTGGTTGGCAAAGCAGAAAGTTGTTGCCAAGGTTTTCGGTGATTGGGAAGTTTCTTACCAGGCTCTGTCAGTATGGTTGAAAGCAATGACGGTGAAGATGTCAAGGTCTCGTGTTCAAATCAAAACACTCCCCATTTACCGTGAGAGTGAGGAGGTTCAAGGTGTAAGAGTTCTGCACCGCATTTTTTGGAGCTTCTATTCATGTATTGTAGCATTCAGACACTGCAAGCCACTAGTGCAAGTTGATGGCACGCACCTGTACGAAAAATATAAAGGTGTACTTCTGGTAGCGGTTGCACAAGATGGGAATCAAAACATTGTGCCTATTGCATTTGCGATAGTCGAGGGCGAGACGACAGACGCATGGGAGTTTTTTCTAACCAATTTGCGGAGATATGTTGTTACCATTGATGGTGTGGGTATTATTTCTGACCGCCATACCTCCATCGACGCTCCAATAGCTCGCAGTAACGGTGCATGGTCACCACCAAGGGCGTGTCACATGTACTGTATCAGGCACATCGGGTCCAACTTCTTAAGGAGGTTTAAGGCTCCATATTTGCATAAAATTGTGGTGAACACAG GCTATTCTAGGACGGAGCAGGAGTACAACAAAAACTACCAAAGGCTTAAAGAGCAGGTGAGGCATATATTCAATGGTGCGATGAGATCGGTGTTGAGAGATGGGTGTTGGCATTCGATGGTGGTCATCGTTGGGGACATATGA